Proteins from one Sarcophilus harrisii chromosome 2, mSarHar1.11, whole genome shotgun sequence genomic window:
- the REEP2 gene encoding receptor expression-enhancing protein 2 isoform X1: MVSWIISRLVVLIFGTLYPAYSSYKAVKTKNVKEYVKWMMYWIVFAFFTTAETLTDIVLSWFPFYFELKIAFVIWLLSPYTKGSSVLYRKFVHPTLSNKEKEIDEYITQARDKSYETMMRVGKRGLNLAANAAVTAATKGQGVLSEKLRSFSMQDLTLIRDDEALPLHGPDGRLRPSASGLLDPIEDLGDDPGLSLRSSSGSQSDTRTEASEDDMGDKTPKRVKSIKKVPKAEPIPKTLKTRPKKKPTSGGESA; the protein is encoded by the exons ATGGTGTCCTGGATCATCTCCCGTCTGGTGGT GCTGATCTTTGGCACATTGTACCCGGCCTACTCTTCCTATAAGGCTGTCAAGACaaaaaatgtgaaggaatat GTGAAGTGGATGATGTATTGGATTGTATTTGCCTTCTTTACCACTGCTGAGACCCTCACTGACATTGTGCTGTCCTG GTTCCCTTTCTACTTTGAGCTGAAAATTGCCTTTGTGATCTGGCTGCTATCTCCATATACCAAGGGTTCCAGTGTGCTCTATCGAAAATTTGTCCATCCCACGCTCTCCAACAAAGAAAAG GAAATTGATGAATACATCACACAGGCCCGGGACAAGAGCTATGAGACCATGATGAGGGTGGGCAAAAGGGGCTTGAACCTGGCAGCCAACGCTGCGGTCACTGCAGCTACCAAG GGCCAAGGAGTATTGTCAGAAAAGCTAAGAAGCTTCAGCATGCAAGACCTGACACTGATCCGAGACGACGAAGCCTTGCCCTTGCATGGTCCTGATGGCCGCCTCCGACCCTCAGCCAGTGGCCTCCTGGACCCTATTGAGGACTTAG GAGATGACCCTGGCCTGAGCCTTCGGTCCTCAAGTGGGAGCCAGTCAGACACACGGACAGAGGCCTCTGAGGATGACATGGGGGACAAGACCCCTAAGCGCGTCAAATCAATCAAGAAAGTGCCAAAAGCTGAG CCAATCCCCAAGACGCTGAAGACCCGCCCTAAGAAGAAGCCTACAAGTGGGGGAGAATCAGCCTGA
- the REEP2 gene encoding receptor expression-enhancing protein 2 isoform X2, whose amino-acid sequence MCRDRLIFGTLYPAYSSYKAVKTKNVKEYVKWMMYWIVFAFFTTAETLTDIVLSWFPFYFELKIAFVIWLLSPYTKGSSVLYRKFVHPTLSNKEKEIDEYITQARDKSYETMMRVGKRGLNLAANAAVTAATKGQGVLSEKLRSFSMQDLTLIRDDEALPLHGPDGRLRPSASGLLDPIEDLGDDPGLSLRSSSGSQSDTRTEASEDDMGDKTPKRVKSIKKVPKAEPIPKTLKTRPKKKPTSGGESA is encoded by the exons ATGTGCAGAGATAG GCTGATCTTTGGCACATTGTACCCGGCCTACTCTTCCTATAAGGCTGTCAAGACaaaaaatgtgaaggaatat GTGAAGTGGATGATGTATTGGATTGTATTTGCCTTCTTTACCACTGCTGAGACCCTCACTGACATTGTGCTGTCCTG GTTCCCTTTCTACTTTGAGCTGAAAATTGCCTTTGTGATCTGGCTGCTATCTCCATATACCAAGGGTTCCAGTGTGCTCTATCGAAAATTTGTCCATCCCACGCTCTCCAACAAAGAAAAG GAAATTGATGAATACATCACACAGGCCCGGGACAAGAGCTATGAGACCATGATGAGGGTGGGCAAAAGGGGCTTGAACCTGGCAGCCAACGCTGCGGTCACTGCAGCTACCAAG GGCCAAGGAGTATTGTCAGAAAAGCTAAGAAGCTTCAGCATGCAAGACCTGACACTGATCCGAGACGACGAAGCCTTGCCCTTGCATGGTCCTGATGGCCGCCTCCGACCCTCAGCCAGTGGCCTCCTGGACCCTATTGAGGACTTAG GAGATGACCCTGGCCTGAGCCTTCGGTCCTCAAGTGGGAGCCAGTCAGACACACGGACAGAGGCCTCTGAGGATGACATGGGGGACAAGACCCCTAAGCGCGTCAAATCAATCAAGAAAGTGCCAAAAGCTGAG CCAATCCCCAAGACGCTGAAGACCCGCCCTAAGAAGAAGCCTACAAGTGGGGGAGAATCAGCCTGA